The following DNA comes from Populus trichocarpa isolate Nisqually-1 chromosome 19, P.trichocarpa_v4.1, whole genome shotgun sequence.
TAGACACCTTccgctttcaggaatcctgaaagcTGATGATCTTCCACAACATCACATACACTTAACATCAagaatgaatggccaaactttaaCGAACATGTGATTGcggtggaagaagaagaatgggatgaaagcaatatcaGAGAACTCGCAAAACTGGTGGAACAACATGAACAGACTTGGAAGCCCGCTGTAGAAGAACTTGAAACCATAAATGTGGGTAATGACCAGTCtaagaaagagttgaaaatagggACCTTAATTACTCTTGAGCAAAGAACAACGATGATCGCCTTACTACAAGAATATGCAGATGTTTTCGCTTGGTCTTACGAGGATATGCCTGGTTTAGATACAAATATCGTAGTACACAAGATCCCACTGGAGGAAGGTTGTAAACCAGTCAAGCAGAAATTGAGGAGAGCCCACCCAGATGTTTGGATCAAAGTCAAAGCAGAACTCGAGAAACAGTGGAATGCAAGCTTTCTAGAAGTAGTTAAATATCCACAATGGGTATCCAATATTGTTGTTGTGCCAAAGAAGGAGGGAAAGATTAGAGTTTGCGTGGATTTCCGGAACTTGAACAAAGCTAGCCCCAAAGATGATTTTCCactaccacacatagatgttttGGTTGACAATGCTGCACGTAGCTCCATATActcctttatggatggtttctcaggatacaaccagataaaaatggctccgGAAGATAAGGCGAAGACAACTTTTGTTACGCCTTGGGGAACATATTGTTACAAAGTTATGCCATTCGGTCTGAAAAACACAAGGGCAACCTACCAAAGAGCCATGGTGGCTTTGTTTCATGACATGATGCATAAagaaattgaggtgtatgtagatgatatgATCGCAaagtcaaagaagggagaagaTCATATAAAGGTTTTGAGAAAACTATTTGAGAGGTTGAGGAAATACGAACTAAAGCTCAACCCTGCAAAGTGTTCATTTGGGGTTAAGTCCGGAAAGCTGCTAGGATTTGTGGTAAGCGACAGAGGTATAGAGGTAGATCCTGATAAAGTAAGGGTCATCCAATCTATGCCGTCCCCAAAGACCGAGAAGGAGGTGAGAGGATTCTTGGGAAGGTTGAACTACATCGCCCGATTTATAGCTCAGTTGACCACAACATGTGAACCTATTTTCCggcttttaagaaaaaagaatcttGGGACTTGGAATGAGAAGTGTGAGGtggcattcaataaaatcaagcattatttaCAAAGTCCACCTTTGCTTGTTCCTCCTATATCAGGAAGGCCTTTAATACTGTATCTGACAGTGACTGAGGCAGCTATGGGATGTGTATTAGGTCAACATGACGAAACCGGGAGAAAAGAAAGGGTCATTTATTACTTAAGTAAGAAGTTCACTGAATGTGAATCTAGATACACGGTGATAAAGAAGCTTTGTTGTGCATTGGTATGGGCAACAAAAAGATTACGACATTATATGATGTATCACaccacttggttgatttcaaaagtggatCCATTGAGGTATATTTGTAACAAACCCTATCTCTCGAGTCGAATTGCAAGGTGGCAAGTTTTTTTGGCAGAATATGATATAGTGTATATGACAAGGAAGGCCGTGAAGGGAAGTGCAATTGCTGATCACCTAGCTGATAACGCTGTGGAAGACTATGAGCCATTAGATTTTGATTTCCCGGATGAAAATGTATTATCaatcgaagaagaagaaggaaagataGATTGGTGGACCATGTTTTTTGATGGGGCAGTAAATGTATATGGTAATGGGGCCGGTGTAGTAATAATCTCTCCCGATAAGAAGCAGTATCCGGTAGCAGTTAAATTACATTTTGAATGCACCAATAATACAGCTGAGTACGAGGCTTGTATCCTGGGTTTGGAGGCCGCATTAGAACTAAAGATTGGAAAAATAGATGTGTATGGTGACtcaatgttgattatctgtCAAGTGAAAGGAGAATGGCaaaccaaagaagaaaaactaaggCCATACCAGGAATACTTATCCACACTATCAGAAGAGTTTAAAGAGATAAGATTCACCCATCTAGGGAGAGAAGGAAACCATTTTGCGGACGCTTTGGCTACATTGGCTGCTATGGCTACGATTGATCTTGGGCGAAAAGTGCAACCTGTACATATTGACATCATAAATAAACCAGCTCATTGTTGCTCgattgaaggagagatagaTGGAAAGCCTTGGTATTACGATATCAAGAATTTTGTGAAAAATCAGGAATATCCAGTAGGAACATCAAAGATGGATAAGAAAACCCTAAGAAGATTGGCCAGGGATTTCTATTTAGATGGAGAGATTCTGTATAAAAGATCATTTGACGGGACCTTGCTAAGGTGTCTAAATGAGACAGATGCTAGAAGTGCTTTACAAGAGGTGCATGAGGGGATTTGCTCAACTCATGCTAGCGGCCATATGGTAGCAAGGAAAATACAAAGGGTCGGTTATTTCTGGATGACGTTAGAGAAAGACTGCATCGACTATGTCAGGAAATGTCACAAGTGTCAAGTGCATAGTGATAAGGTGAATGCACCTCTAACTCCGCTGTTTAATCTAGCATCTCCAtggccatttgcaatgtggggaatcGATGTGATTGGGCCTGTTAACCCAAAGGCCAGCAATGGGCATAGATTCATTCTCGTGGCAATTGACTAGTAGAAGCCAGTTCATACGCCCATGTGACACAAAAGGTGGTGAAAAAGTTCATTGAAAAAGACTTGATTTGTCGGTATGGTCCACCTGAAAAAATAGTGACTgataatgcacagaatttcaatggcaaagCAATAGTGGAGCTCTGTacaaaatggaaaatcaagcattcaaaTTCCTCTCCATACAGACCGAAGATGAATGGTGCTGTGGAAGCtgccaacaaaaacatcaagaaaattattcagaaaatggtaATCACTTACAAAGACTGGCATGAGATGTTACCATTTGCTCTCCATGCATATCGCATTGCAGTGAGAACCTCGACAGGAGCCACTCCGTATTCTTTAGTATATGGGATGGAGGCGGTGATGCCTTTGGAAGTAAAAATTCCCTCGTTAAGGGTGTTGATGGATTCAGAACTAGATGAGGCTGAGTGGGCCAAAGTGAGATATGAACAGCTAAatatgatcagtgaaaagagggTAGCAGCAATATGTCATCATCAGCTTTACCAGAAAAGGATGGCCAAagcatatgataagaaggttagaCCTCGTATGTTCCAAGAAGGAGATTTGGTACTAAAGAAGCTCTTAGCTTTACCAGGGGAAAATCTAAGCAAATGGGCTCCAAATTATGAAGGTCCTTATGTAGTGAAGAAGGCTTTCTCGGGAGGAGCTCTACAGTGGTccagaatggatggagaagatctagcCAGACCTGTGAATTCCGATTCTGTAAAGAGATATTATGTTTAACTTTCTCCCAAAATCAATAAAGTGAAGTTTGGCCATGATTTCTTGGTGTAAAGAATCTTTTCTCCCACtgcattgatctcacaacacttaatcttctaaaaaaatctagaaagaTTTGGCTTTGTGCATGTTTACAAGGAATGTATCATAGGACGATCAAAGGTGAATTTTAAGCATTTCCCGGTAAAGAGGAAACCAAGTCAAACAAACCAAAGATAAAAGACAAAACTTAGTCTTTAGAAGCATTTTGAATCGCATAGATAAAATGTATGGATAATCACTCTATAATCATGTGTAATTGTCAGTCAGGATGAGAACAAAAGTTTATCAATCCTAGTAAATATGCGTTTGAAATAAGGAAAGGTCATCTTTGTTAAACTTTCACTTTCTAAAGATTATATCCTTTGTGACCACCAtttgagctaaaaaaaaaaaccagactaGGACCACACCCCATACTAGGGGGCAATGAGAGATCCTCTGTTAGAAATGATGAAGACAATGGTAGAATCAAGGGTGAAAGGAGGGCTAAAAATGGAAGCCTCATGATTGATAAAAGgctaaaaaggaaaagagtttGAGAAAATTGCCAAAAAGAACACAAGGATCTTTACAAGTCAGAACCCAACACTTGggggcaaaaaaataaataaatccttaAGGCAAGTTTCTCCAAACACAACCTACGAGACAACTTCACAAGAACAGGAGATAGAAGAAGAGTGGTCCTAAGTCTTTAAACCCTTAAACACTTTTTGAGCCTTAAagcatcctttttctttttcataaccCACAACTATAATCGACATTACAAGCCCTttagaagtcctttctaatcaagcgcATATAACCTAGGTTGATAGACATTGGTCTTATGATTCATTTGACATGATAAATAAGTGataatctgtttttttctatCCATACAAGAAAAATGCTAatatgagatgattttttgaaacCTATCGAAAAGATCAAACAGAAGATTACCTTGGAGAAAGTCTGATCTAAAGTCAAAACCACATTTTGGAAACCGATAAAGCCTTTTTCCGGGGATTGCTTAAAATAACTCTTGATGCATATGTAGAAAGCCAAgacttttaaagatttttttgtttgaaaagatttttgtgctgcaaaaaaaaaaccgtaaTTCGAGAAAAGACAAATTAAAGTATTGATAAGAGCAtgataaaaaacaatgacataTCATGCATTTTTGAAAAAGGTCACTAAAAAGGGGGTTGGGGATTTCCTCTTCAAGATGGGATGGGTAAGAAGGACAGTGTGAGAGACAGATCTCAACACATGATTTCAAACACATGGACAAGGTCATACTAAGAAGGAGTTCTACAAGATGagggggggacctatatttcaaatcaggtaaggatgcatgcatgtcatctaacctcaaagcattgcacacatatttttatttgttacaggaaaatccataaaaaaaaattaaaataaaataaaatcattgagcTGATAATAAAAGAGAATCATTGTTGTGACCTTGGAAcggaaagaaaaatgagaagaaccctaccattagaaaattttcaaaaaaaaaaaagaaaaaaaaaaccaatgtgaGTGTGAGggtaggtcgcccatgaaaatagaccagtgtgagtgtgtgggctggTCGCCCCTGAAAGTAGACCACGATGAACATGTGTGGGCaagtcgcccctgaaaatagaccaggatgaagtatgggcaggtcgcccctgaaaatagaccagtgtgtgggccggtcgcccctgaaaataaaCCACGATGAACATGtatgggcaggtcgcccatgaaaatagaccagtgtgagtgtgtgggcaggtcgcccctgaaaatagaccagtgtgtgGGTGTGGGCCGgtcgcccttgaaaatagaccaggatgAGCATGTatgggcaggtcgcccctgaaaatagaccacgaTGAACATGTGCGggcaggtcgcccctgaaaatagaccagtatGAATGTGTGGGCCGgtcgcccttgaaaatagaccaggatgAACATGTGCGggcaggtcgcccctgaaaatagaccagtatGAGTGTGTGGGCCGgtcgcccttgaaaatagaccaggatgaacatgtgtgggcaggtcgctcatgaaaatagaccagtgtgagtgtgtgggccggtcgcccctgaaaatagaccaggatgaacatgtgtgggcaggtcacccgtgaaaatagaccaatgtgAGTTTGAGGataggtcgcccatgaaaatagaccgtGTGAGTATGTGGGtcggtcgcccctgaaaatagaccaatgtgAATAtatgggcaggtcgcccgtgaaaatagaccagtgagTGTGTGGGGGAAGGTCGCCCATGAAAGTAGaccaattttcttcaaaaaacagCAGATGGCCTAAGATAAtaagatcattttcttttcctttttctttttctttacaagcttactatgcaagacattgatgatgtttttgcttcgtaagcattgtaaagagggggcatctgttgttactcattttttggttcaaaacaaaatgagaaaatacaaaaaaaatatatatcaaaaaatatatatatatcagaagaaatccaaaaaataataggagctagaaaaggatgctggaatACCGAGAAAGGCCAGAACTGGTTgaagaggttcaaaaatacaaaacagtatatttttgacagataagagccctgttgacaaagaaaattcaagttgaggaagaaaagtctaaaatcagatgtttatggactcaattaaattttatctaaggtttaattgaatttatagagggttagATGgtaagaaaattgagttttaagtcAACATAGGCTTTTATTGggagaaattaaagttctggggtccaattataattttgaaagagttgatttggccaaatcaggggtttaattgcataattattaaagtttgatggtcaattagggacttaattgaaacaatccgagaccaaggaccaaactagaAAAGGCGCTAACATTAAGGGATCCAGTTACAATTTTGTTGGGGATTTGATTACAAAACTGCAAAACATTCAATGGCCAAATCGAAAGAAACCCAAGCGACGCCGTTTCCACCATTTCATCGTCTGCAACAGCTGGTATTCTGTGATAATAAAGGAAGGAGACGTTGGCAGCGATAATGGAGCCGATTCCAAATCAAGAAGGGAGCGTATCGCGGCTAACAACCCTCACCACCGTGATGCACGCTGGCTTACCAAAAACACTCGCgtcctctggctataaaagccagaagAAGAACCGAACGCTGGAGGGAGAGAAAGGCAGAGAGAGGAGAGGCTacactgaaaaaaataagagtgaaaCAGCTTAGGGGGAAAACATAAGAAATAGGAGGGAgcagaaaaatattgagaaagcaAAAGGGAGAGCAGAGGAATCAAACCGAACAGAAACAGAGGACACGGTGAAGCAGAGAACCCAGCACCACCATCGTCTTCGCCTTCGTCTTCTCAAAATCAGGTATGTTCGATGCCCTTCCCCGTTTCCCTGCAAAATGAGATGATGCATGTTAGTATGtaaaatatagaaagaaaatataagaaaaccgACACCAGAAATCGCCAGTTACAATgctctgttttgttttcttttttcattctcGCACTGCAACAAAGATGGTTAACAGAGCGTTAATTACCTTCGCCCTGTTCATGTAAGCCTAAATAATATTATGGTGCCATTAGTTAAAAGTATGCCTTGCAGTCTAGATGGTCAGCTTACCCGGATCTCATCCAAGAGACCCGGTTTCAAGTCCCAACAAGGgaatttctttttgaagatGGTCACTGGCATGGGCCAGTGACCATGCTGGGCTGGCTGAATCCAGCCCAGCTACGCAGGTTGGCtggggtccagcccagccataTGGGTCGGGTTGGgcccatcaaaataataataataataataaaaataaaaaacaaaaaataaataaaaaatgaaaaaaatattcaaagaaattatttaaatatctgTGATTTTCCGCCAATTTTTACTGCATTTTAATAAtaccggtttgtatttttatactgtaaagatacaaatccggtactaaaatatcatgttttcatccggacataaaaaaaaatgttttgtttgcttcaaaaaattatttaaacatatGTGATTTTCCACCAATTTTTACTGCATTTTAATCAAtaccggtttgtatttttatactgtaaagatacaaatccagtattaaaataccacGTTTTCATccagacataaaaaaaatattttgttttcatgcatacggccaagtctctcaaaaaataaaaaatcatattgtattttcatacaacaaagaaaatttcaaaaaaatatgtattagcatgcattttggctttaataaccagtttattaaagtcacgagaacaaggccaatatttcaaaaattctaaaaaaaattcattttgttttcttttaatatctggggttatgatcttatacgtaagacgtgttccggatattaaattttctttgttggcattagaccggttaggttttacccgataagataaggatctctttACCGAAGAGAACTTTTCTTAAGCCATAGACgaaccaacaaataaaaagcacgacatgaccttagattttatcagacaataaaacaatgcagcttaccttaggtagggcgtatttagggtgctaataccttccctttacgcaaccagtccccgtacccgatctctgagaccaattagggttcctagtgaccaaaatattaggtgtcgactcccattccatttttccactaataaaagacaagaattccttgtctccacACATTTGCCATTTTAGACAAGATtttgagggtggatgttttcgccgcgacgccgcacccGTGCGACAAATGCTATGAGATCATAcgttttatgaagaaaaggttCATTACAAAGAGAATTCATGGccgaactttattttattgactGTGAAacatagtatttctttatagagtcaGCATTCACAGGTttaactagatcttctccatccattctagataaCAAATAAAGCTCCTCTTGAGAATGTTTTCTTTAACACGTAAGGGCCCTCATTGTATGGCGCCCATTTACTTTGATCCTCTTCTGGTAAAAGGCAATATTTTCTTCAGTACAAGATCTCCTTCATGGAATCCTCGAGGTCGAACCTTCTTGTCGTATGGTTTGGCCATCTTTGATGATGACAGATTGCAGCTATCCTCTTTTTACTGATCAGATTCAACtattcatatctaacttttaACCATTCCTCCTCTTCTAAATTCAGAGTCTACCAATACTCTTAATGGGGGGTTTTCCACTTCTAAAGGCATCaccgcctccattccatataccaaaGTGTACGGGGTGGCTTCTGTTGGTGTTCGGACCGCTGTGCGGTACGCATGAAGAGCAAACGACAACATCTTCTGCCAATCCTTATAGGTGACCACTATCTtctaaataatctttttgacattcttgttagcagcttctaccgcaccattcatctttggcctATACGGCGAGgaattggaatgcttgattttccatttagcgcagagttctattatcatctGCCATTGAAGTTCTGGGCATTATTAGATATAATCTTTTCTAGTGGACAATATCGACAGATCAAATCTCTtttcataaatttcttcaccacTTTTTGCCTCCAAACATCTCAACACAGTTCCGTCAgatgatttcttatacaaaGTTTCCCCATCAAGATAGAAATCCATTGCCAACCTCCTCAAAGTCTTCTTGTCGATTATGGATGCCCCCATGGGATATGTctggttttggatgaaattcttgatatcatagtaccaagggtttccatcCATTTCTCTTTCAACAATGAGCTGGGTTATTTCTGATATCAATGTGTACCGGCTGTACTTTGTGCCCAAAGTTTATTCTAACCATGGAAGCTAACGTGGCCAAAGCATCAACAAAATGGTTTCCATCCTTTCCTAGATGGGTGAACTTTATTTCCTTAAATTCTCTAGAATTTAGACAGGTATTCTTGGTAAGGTCTCAACTTCTCGTCCTTGGTTTGCCCTTTTCCTTTCACTTGGCAAGTAATCAAAATTGAGTCTCCATACACATCTATCTTTCTAATATTCAGCTCTAATGCCACCTTTAAAATGAGAATGCAAGTTTCATACTGCAACTTAACTAAAAACGAATACTCCTTTTTATTAAGAGAGATTATCATTGCACTAGCTCTGTTACCACATATGTTTACATCACTATCAAAGTACATAGTCCACCAATCTAATTTCCCTTCCTCAACTGAAAGCACATCTTCATCAGGAAAGTCAAATTTTAATGACTCATAATCTTCCCTAGCATGGTCGGCAAGGTGATCGACAATAACACTCCCTTTCAtggctttccttgtcatatatactatgtcGTACTCAGCCAGTAGAACTTGCCATTTTGCAATTCGGCTTGATAGATAGGGGTGGATTCAATACGTATTACTTGATTTTCTCGAAAGCTTCTTCACACTCTTATTCCAAATTCTgagattcttcttccttaacaatCAAAGATTGAGTCACAAGTTGTGGTTAATTGGGATATAAACcgagcaatgtaattcaacctTCCCAAGAACCTTCTTACATCCTTCTCAGTCTTGGGAGTTGGCATAGATTGAATAGCCTTTACTTAACCGTGGTCCATTTCTATCCCTTTGTCACTCATCATAAATCCCAACAACTTTCATAGATTTCACCCTGAATGAACACCTTGCATGGTTAAGCCTCAACTTGTACTTCCTTAATCTTTCAAATAATTCCTTCAATATTCGGACAtgattctctccctctctagatttagcaatcatgtcatccacgtaTACTTCAATCTCTTTGTGCATCATGTCCCGTCCATAAAGGAATAGGCTATGAGCTGGATTGTCAACTAACATATCTATGTGTGATAGAGAAAAATTATCTTTAGGGCTAGTCCGGTTTAAGTCCCTAAAGTCCACACAAACTCTGATTTTATCTTCCTCTTCGGGTACTACCACTATATTGGACACATATTGCGGATACTTGACTATTTCTAGAAGGGCTAGTTCGGTTTAAGTCCCTAAAGTCCACACAAACTCTGATTTTATCTTCCTCTTCGGGTACTACCACTATGTTGGACACATATTGCGGATACTTGACTATTTCTAGAAAACCAGCATTccactatttttcaatttatgtctTTACCTTGATCAAGACATTCAGATTGGTCCTTCTCAACCTTTGCTTAACCGATTTGCATCCTTCTACTAGTGGTACCCTATACAAACTAGGCATATCCTTGTAGGACCAGGAAAAACAAATCTACATAATCTTGGAGTAGTGCAATCAACTCTTATCTTTCTTTAGGGGTGATCAAAGTCCCTATCTTcaactctctcttgatttttttcattgcccACATCTATGGTTTCAAATTCCTCTTTAGCAGATTTCCaagcttgttcatgttgttcttattaatttttgtgaatCCCCTAATGTTATTTTcctctcattcttcttcttttacaacTAATATGTATTCTTTAAAGTTTAGCCATCCATTCTAAGTGTAAAGTACAATTGTTGTTATGAAAGATCTGCTTTGAAAAcggaaagtgatgtgtaaaaacatcaagatgaacttttgaaaatgcatgatctcattaaaaggaaaagtttggctaaaaaaataaaacaaggataaaatccAATTGACATTTGGAACCTCGAtttaaaaggtgaaaaaaagcaaacaacacAATATCATGATCAAACAAGCATTGTTGATTAAATTTTGAACACCAATAGAGCTTTTTGGGTCTCCCAATTATGGAATATCTCTCCCTTTGCTAGCTTTTGAATGAAGGTCTTGAGATTCAAGATGCTTTGACCTTAACCTTGTTTCGATgcaaaaagatattatggagcaGGTTTACTAAGGATAGATTCTATTTCCTTCATGTGAGACATTGgataggtttactacttggtctctaaagagggtctcttgctgtcctaGAGATcaccctcgtaaaggcaatatagGGGTTCAGCAGTTAGTGGGATGACACGTGTACCAATCACTATTAGTCTAAACACTaagcaaagagttggggtttacacaaacttaaaccttgactcaagtcataaggcaagctgctagtcccccacttaacttaaaatttaatgtgtgtgctctccaaaaggaaaataataataaagtgatgAATGACTACATCATGTATGACAgaatgtaaagatgcatgctaaagcttttaaacaaagtatcattcatggtaaaaaaaaacaacaacacataacataaaaaaaacaattaccaagcttagtcCAAGGGTCCTCAatggagtcgccatcctgtcgcaccctcgcagcggagcgcggcgtcgcggcgatcctcgattgatttcggggtcgttttttgttttattgtgaataagggagtcgccacctagtattatggtcactaggaaacctaactggtctttcagagattctaaggcaagggactggttgcgtaaagggaaggtattagcacccttagtacgccctacctaaggtaagctgcttggtgtttggtttgtcttataattgttatggtgttggtgttcaCTTAAATAGGTTTTCTAGGATAGGTTTGTtatgatgaatggatttgggtTCAAAGTCTAAAAGCAAGAACCCTTAGCCAATATTgatcatacctttagatatgtctatAAAGTGCCAAGGAGAACCAATGCAGATCTCTtaaaatctgtgtttgattcaaattaaatttattaagatagaaatccaagaagattccatgtgctttaaaagctcattttttcCTTAGTATTGCAttctctcacggctcgtaaaccgtggagtaaaaaattgaaatgtcctcaacTATAattaaggcttctttcaaggatgtgtgatgacttattattcctagaaaattattttggatatttaccacttaaggtttctttatccaaatatt
Coding sequences within:
- the LOC127904799 gene encoding uncharacterized protein LOC127904799, whose product is MENEERAHLESHYQNELESVKNEVARMTNLLEQLLKAKNEEGTSTQPIVGAPAAHIQGTSQNLGADSTAEQHFVPITSIPPSQAPFTVDLTADGPPDNRSTDNMNYDKLSALEERLRAVEGNDWFDPMRAAEVCLVPNIIVPKNFRIPEFVKYTGLECQTLTSDLTAIKWLSLAGSALSWYMRLDNVKIKKWKDLVEAFLKQYKFNLEIAPDRTSLMSMEKRSQESVRAYAQRWRDEATHVQPPLIETEMVTLFANTFRAPYYEHLMGSSSQHFYDVVRVAERIEQGIKAGRIAEPLEKKGFMGRKREGDINNLEGGYKGKNINYQNPQMPTPHSTNINFAKPFQTNRTNYQPNNYQRPNTKYPSEQLPPLPMPLKDLYAKLLSIGQIAPILLPPIEPPFPIWYKPELTCEYHAGNPGHEIETCYAFKRRLLELIKMGWVSFEDMPNVNSNPLPKHAASGVSMVKVGNRSKGLKISMKKLHGMLVQSGFLKMNNKHNLERSDYCEFHEEEGHHINDCMEFRKKIEKMMIMGELRIEAMENGDEIRMMEGQDRNHNAMPYNYGYASNVGTPLPLFQTEVSGLTRSGRCFTPKELRKAKGKEVVDLGKELEVNKPVTEEESNEFLKLIKHSEYCIVDQLKKTPAKISLMSLILSSEPHRNALQKLLNEAYVPQDIEQKTMEHLVGRIHATNYLYFTADELDAEGTGHNKPLYITTRCKDCLIGKVLVDNGLALNVLPKHMLKEMPVDESHMKPSTMMARAYDGSLRQIIGTLEVELYVGPQLFLVTFQYIMNGMLVTVKAEETVSMINNVVVPFIEAEDCNDEYSHAFEIVNNDWVPENTVIRMPRISEAARRAAQCFLERKIPFQHNPIIENPERVNLIMMKGANQRFGLGYEPKKEDHRWAAGRRRERRMARIQGKEPKEEELEIPPLKVSFPKAAYVMQPDKDSESLSKKLSSMDINTLEKDKEEGSGMNMVSGVEDESLPQLTVHTLEEVSTTTFLTIKAHENEWPNFNEHVIAVEEEEWDESNIRELAKLVEQHEQTWKPAVEELETINVGNDQSKKELKIGTLITLEQRTTMIALLQEYADVFAWSYEDMPGLDTNIVVHKIPLEEGCKPVKQKLRRAHPDVWIKVKAELEKQWNASFLEVVKYPQWVSNIVVVPKKEGKIRVCVDFRNLNKASPKDDFPLPHIDVLVDNAARSSIYSFMDGFSGYNQIKMAPEDKAKTTFVTPWGTYCYKVMPFGLKNTRATYQRAMVALFHDMMHKEIEVYVDDMIAKSKKGEDHIKVLRKLFERLRKYELKLNPAKCSFGVKSGKLLGFVVSDRGIEVDPDKVRVIQSMPSPKTEKEVRGFLGRLNYIARFIAQLTTTCEPIFRLLRKKNLGTWNEKCEVAFNKIKHYLQSPPLLVPPISGRPLILYLTVTEAAMGCVLGQHDETGRKERVIYYLSKKFTECESRYTVIKKLCCALVWATKRLRHYMMYHTTWLISKVDPLRYICNKPYLSSRIARWQVFLAEYDIVYMTRKAVKGSAIADHLADNAVEDYEPLDFDFPDENVLSIEEEEGKIDWWTMFFDGAVNVYGNGAGVVIISPDKKQYPVAVKLHFECTNNTAEYEACILGLEAALELKIGKIDVYGDSMLIICQVKGEWQTKEEKLRPYQEYLSTLSEEFKEIRFTHLGREGNHFADALATLAAMATIDLGRKVQPVHIDIINKPAHCCSIEGEIDGKPWYYDIKNFVKNQEYPVGTSKMDKKTLRRLARDFYLDGEILYKRSFDGTLLRCLNETDARSALQEVHEGICSTHASGHMVARKIQRVGYFWMTLEKDCIDYVRKCHKCQVHSDKVNAPLTPLFNLASPWPFAMWGIDVIGPVNPKVVKKFIEKDLICRYGPPEKIVTDNAQNFNGKAIVELCTKWKIKHSNSSPYRPKMNGAVEAANKNIKKIIQKMVITYKDWHEMLPFALHAYRIAVRTSTGATPYSLVYGMEAVMPLEVKIPSLRVLMDSELDEAEWAKVRYEQLNMISEKRVAAICHHQLYQKRMAKAYDKKVRPRMFQEGDLVLKKLLALPGENLSKWAPNYEGPYVVKKAFSGGALQWSRMDGEDLARPVNSDSVKRYYV